In the Heteronotia binoei isolate CCM8104 ecotype False Entrance Well chromosome 13, APGP_CSIRO_Hbin_v1, whole genome shotgun sequence genome, one interval contains:
- the TMBIM6 gene encoding bax inhibitor 1: MDIFNRNINFDAIFKFSHISTSTQQHLKKVYASFALCMFVAAAGAYINLVTQLVQFGLLTSLGALGLMIWLMATPHSRKTEQKRLGILAGFAFLSGVNLGPLLKMVIAINPSIIPTAFLGTAVIFSCFSLSALFAKRRAYLYLGGFLFSGLFLMLFLSLINMFVGSTWLFTANLYIGLMIMCGFVLFDTQLIIEKAERGDGDYIWHCVDLFLDFISIFRELMTILGMNESNKKKKEK, encoded by the exons ATGGACATCTTCAACAGGAACATTAATTTTGATGCCATCTTCAAATTCTCCCACAT CTCCACATCAACTCAGCAGCACCTGAAGAAGGTTTATGCTAGCTTTGCACTATGCATGTTTGTAGCAGCAGCTGGTGCCTACATCAACCTGGTAACTCAGCTGGTGCAG TTTGGACTGCTGACTAGTCTGGGAGCTCTTGGCCTTATGATCTGGCTGATGGCCACACCCCACAGCCGGAAAACGGAACAGAAACGATTGGGCATTCTGGCAGGCTTTGCCTTCCTCTCTG GAGTTAACCTAGGACCTCTGCTGAAGATGGTCATTGCCATCAACCCCAG CATCATCCCAACTGCTTTCCTGGGCACAGCTGTGATCTTCAGTTGCTTCTCCCTGAGTGCCCTCTTTGCTAAGCGCCGTGCCTACCTGTACTTGGGAG GTTTTCTGTTCTCTGGCCTCTTTCTGATGCTCTTTTTATCGCTGATCAATATGTTTGTGGGCTCCACCTGGCTTTTCACA GCTAACCTCTACATTGGACTCATGATCATGTGTGGCTTTGTGCTGTTTGACACTCAGCTCATCATTGAGAAGGCTGAGAGGGGTGACGGGGACTATATCTG GCACTGTGTGGATCTCTTCCTGGATTTCATCAGCATCTTCCGAGAGCTCATGACCATCTTGGGCATGAATGAG Agcaacaagaaaaagaaagagaagtga